The Halovivax ruber XH-70 genome includes the window ACCGGCTCGCACTGATCGGACTGGTCGGCTTCCTGGCCGTGCCCCTGTCGGGTGCGTACGGCGGCCACGGACTGGTCTGGTGGCTGCTCGCGTTCCTCGCCGTCGTCGGTCATCTGACGGCGATCCAGCGATTCTACTACGCCTGGCTCGCGCTCAAGTAGGCCAGGTGACGATTGGAAGCGGGAGACGTCTCGTCCGCATCCGGCGGACGAATCGATTCGCAAGACGGTCACCGGGGCGCATCCTTTATGACTCGGCGTCTCATACCCACCGCCATGGTTCAGTGTGAGATGTGTGGCGCCGAGACGCAGGCCCCGAAGACGATCAAAGTCGAGGGCGCGAAGCTGGACGTCTGCTCGAACTGTACCGACTTCGGGACGGAGGTCAAGACGCCAGGCTCCACCTCGAGCACGTCGACGAAGTACTCCACCGACAGTTCGGGGTCGAGCAGTGGGAGTGGGTCCACGAGTCGGTCGAGCAGTGGTGGGAGCAGTGGCGGCGGTGGCGGCCGATCGTCGGATATGTTCGACGAGATGGACGAAATCGCGCCGGATTACGACGACGCCATTCGCCAGGCCCGTGAGGAAGCCGGGCTGAGCCAGTCAGAACTGGCGAACGAACTCAACGAGAAGGCGAGTCTCATCCGCAAACTCGAACGCGGTGAGACGTTGCCGAGTGACGAGGTCCAGTCGGAACTGGAACAATTCTTCGACCTGTCACTCTCCGCGAGCACTGGAGGGAGCGACGACACCGAGTGGAGTGGTGGCTCGTCCTCGGGAAGTTACACCCTCGGCGACGTCGTGAAACGGAAGGACTGAGATCGGCGACTACCGCCGGCTGGCCCTGCTGGCACCGGACTCGCAAGGTTTTTCCTGCCGCCCGGAAGCCGTTCGGGTATGTTCGTCCTCGTCAACACCAAGACGTATCCGTGTGACCCAGTCGCCGTCGCCGAGGCGGCGAGGGCCGTCGAACCGTCGACCGACGCCAGACTCGCCGTCGCACCGGAGCCGACCGCACTGGCCGCAGTCGCCGAGACGGGAATCGAGACCTGGGCCCAGCACGTCGACCCGATCGAGCCGGGAAGCAACACCGGCTCGATCCTCGCCGAGTCGGTCGCCGACGCCGGAGCCGCAGGAACGCTGCTCAATCACTCGGAGCGTCGCCAACGGCTCGACCAACTGGACGAGAGCCTCACGGCGAGCGGGCGAGCCGGCCTCGAGACGATCGTCTGTGCGAACACGCCCGCCCAGGCCGGGGCCGCAGCCGCGCTCGGCCCCGATGCAGTCGCGATCGAGCCCCCGGCACTGATCGGCGGCGACACGCCGGTCAGTCAGGCGGACCCGAACATCGTCGAGGACGCTGTCGACGCCGTCGGTGCGGTCGACTCCGCCGTGTCGGTCCTCTG containing:
- a CDS encoding multiprotein bridging factor aMBF1, whose amino-acid sequence is MVQCEMCGAETQAPKTIKVEGAKLDVCSNCTDFGTEVKTPGSTSSTSTKYSTDSSGSSSGSGSTSRSSSGGSSGGGGGRSSDMFDEMDEIAPDYDDAIRQAREEAGLSQSELANELNEKASLIRKLERGETLPSDEVQSELEQFFDLSLSASTGGSDDTEWSGGSSSGSYTLGDVVKRKD
- the tpiA gene encoding triose-phosphate isomerase; the protein is MFVLVNTKTYPCDPVAVAEAARAVEPSTDARLAVAPEPTALAAVAETGIETWAQHVDPIEPGSNTGSILAESVADAGAAGTLLNHSERRQRLDQLDESLTASGRAGLETIVCANTPAQAGAAAALGPDAVAIEPPALIGGDTPVSQADPNIVEDAVDAVGAVDSAVSVLCGAGISTGDDVLAARELGADGVLLASGVAKADDPAGALESLVDPL